The Bacillota bacterium genome includes a window with the following:
- a CDS encoding HAMP domain-containing protein — MSKSIVVKLWLTMTALVFLILVTAWFAHTRIQTDRYFQQQGEELIQKGFRLSEILRDEHDNLKQEKIIQASAKVLNANIMFMDKQEFLDGCQNDDSHHDPLVASEVKSLFAGNPVFHRGPGKIYDNEVISAGVPIMSGDILKKIIMLHAPITPLSSRINDLKQVTLTVGLGGIIMATILSFFLSRRFSGPLLEMNRVAQAMAHGNYKRKVRANSQDEIGLLANSLNTLALKLEEKISALERMDNTRREFVANVSHELRTPLAIVQGYTEALLDGMVDDPEEQHLYLSHISDELNRLRRLVSELLDLKRMESGRQDFSKEVIEIDSIIDKVTKKIEPTAKENNVKMESDYDAALKPIMGNADLLEQVFFNLIINGIKFSFAGGTIKISASSGEGYTHISVSDAGSGIPQQELPFIFERFYKVDKSRTRSGQNIENSDGTGLGLAIANSIVQTHNGIINVQSRPGGGSTFTVSIPIKPA; from the coding sequence ATGTCCAAAAGCATTGTAGTAAAACTATGGTTAACAATGACTGCTCTTGTCTTTTTAATACTGGTGACAGCATGGTTTGCCCACACCCGGATACAAACCGACAGGTACTTTCAACAGCAGGGTGAAGAGCTAATTCAGAAAGGTTTTAGACTCTCAGAAATATTACGAGATGAACATGATAATTTAAAGCAGGAGAAAATAATTCAGGCCTCAGCAAAAGTTTTAAACGCTAATATTATGTTCATGGATAAACAGGAATTCCTTGATGGATGTCAAAACGATGACAGTCACCATGACCCGTTAGTTGCCAGTGAAGTTAAAAGTTTGTTTGCAGGCAACCCGGTGTTTCACAGGGGACCGGGAAAGATTTACGATAATGAAGTAATCAGTGCCGGAGTGCCAATCATGTCCGGCGATATATTAAAAAAAATTATCATGCTTCATGCTCCCATTACTCCACTGAGCAGCCGAATAAATGACTTGAAACAAGTTACACTGACTGTGGGCCTGGGCGGGATAATCATGGCCACCATATTAAGCTTCTTTTTATCCAGACGGTTCTCCGGTCCGCTTCTGGAAATGAACAGAGTAGCTCAGGCCATGGCTCACGGTAACTATAAAAGGAAAGTTCGTGCTAACTCTCAAGATGAAATTGGACTACTGGCAAACTCCTTAAATACGCTGGCCTTAAAATTAGAGGAGAAAATCTCAGCTTTGGAAAGAATGGATAATACCCGCAGAGAGTTTGTCGCTAATGTTTCTCACGAACTTCGGACCCCATTGGCAATTGTTCAAGGTTATACAGAAGCGCTGTTGGACGGCATGGTTGATGACCCCGAGGAACAGCATCTATATTTAAGTCATATTTCCGACGAACTAAACCGCCTGCGCCGCCTGGTATCAGAATTGTTGGATTTAAAACGGATGGAATCCGGACGGCAAGACTTTAGCAAGGAAGTAATCGAGATTGATTCGATTATTGATAAGGTTACCAAAAAAATTGAACCAACGGCAAAAGAAAACAACGTTAAGATGGAATCAGATTATGATGCTGCATTAAAACCGATCATGGGAAATGCCGACCTCTTGGAACAAGTTTTTTTCAACCTGATTATTAATGGCATAAAGTTTTCCTTTGCCGGGGGTACGATTAAAATATCAGCTTCTTCAGGTGAGGGCTATACACACATTTCAGTGAGTGATGCTGGTTCAGGAATCCCACAGCAAGAGCTGCCGTTTATCTTTGAACGCTTTTACAAAGTGGATAAGTCCAGGACAAGAAGCGGGCAAAATATAGAAAACAGTGACGGAACAGGTCTCGGGCTGGCCATAGCGAACAGCATTGTACAAACCCATAACGGTATTATCAATGTTCAAAGCAGGCCAGGAGGGGGAAGCACATTCACTGTATCTATTCCCATCAAACCGGCCTAA
- a CDS encoding PspA/IM30 family protein: MGSLGKLSSMVKMRFSRMVDKLEDPRDSLEYSFEKQRELLIQTKRSIAEVITSKKRLEMQLHRLEISSKEYEEKAKKLVAEDRDELAESMLERKHETLAQIENMKQRIEELDVDKEHLMGAEAKLTNNLEFLRVQKEVIKAQYTAAQAHAKIGEVATGLSDDSNDIGNVIERARERTDELKAKSSAIEELVERNVVTDHLNAKTAIGIGNDEISSKAKEDLLRIKKTGQDII; the protein is encoded by the coding sequence ATGGGAAGTTTAGGTAAATTGTCTTCCATGGTTAAAATGCGGTTTTCCAGAATGGTAGACAAACTGGAAGATCCGCGGGACTCTTTAGAGTACTCTTTTGAGAAACAAAGAGAACTACTTATTCAAACCAAGAGAAGCATTGCGGAAGTTATAACATCTAAAAAACGTTTGGAAATGCAATTGCACCGCTTGGAGATATCTAGCAAGGAATATGAGGAAAAAGCTAAAAAACTGGTGGCGGAAGATAGAGATGAACTGGCCGAATCTATGCTGGAACGCAAACATGAGACTTTGGCTCAAATTGAAAATATGAAGCAGCGGATTGAAGAATTAGATGTGGACAAGGAACACTTGATGGGTGCGGAAGCTAAATTGACAAATAACCTGGAATTTTTAAGAGTTCAAAAGGAAGTCATCAAGGCTCAATATACGGCAGCACAGGCTCATGCAAAAATCGGTGAAGTAGCCACAGGACTGTCAGATGATAGCAATGACATTGGCAATGTAATAGAAAGGGCCCGTGAAAGAACCGACGAATTAAAAGCAAAGTCATCTGCAATTGAGGAACTTGTTGAACGCAATGTAGTGACTGACCATTTAAATGCAAAGACAGCTATCGGTATAGGAAATGATGAGATATCCTCTAAAGCTAAAGAGGATCTTCTCAGAATCAAAAAAACCGGTCAAGACATCATTTAA
- a CDS encoding DUF4396 domain-containing protein gives MLKTVIIMKRFALYLSILLIALMVAGPLYALKEAISLGKLPPEIKREHWNTGNTTRLWGTDWESMQELIWQVKPTANNPGAVVVVDAASWPLALACQSFSAEPLNLPVVLYENNRDLEKAIIEKITAWSPTGLDKLNDTHVILVGKASALKEKINKLELNAHIISNSDQPASIAAIAEVHQKITGKAVSDVLIVGSESVAHALPASTWMAARGTPILLVNQDSIPRATGQVLGKGDQERHFYVLGPESYIGKGVINELGRRGTATRIGEDDPYANAVSFATFYDTNNRFGWQAKQVNAEAARHFLLGSEGDDWRTILAGVQLFTGPNFGPLLLTKPDKLLPVLEKFLWAAAPDWWVTPAEGPFNHVWLLGGLEQVSYAVQGRVDFTQELRDYLDQGAQGISGIEALALVWFALSLASAIWTWFHLSTRLTQVAPVMKISWILIMFVLGPLGLWAYFTCYRGYGHQAALGEFPRPLWVQVLSATLGTVGFGMSTMTAVAFLLAYFGLPLFTFSGFFFWLGSPMTQSIFWSYLAALVVNMFVFVPLMLMSKEASAYRDTVRDNALTVFISMTSISIGMMGAMWLLQMRGLTVMPEEENLIWWATVWAANIVGLVTGYIGNWSLVVRGRKIGTM, from the coding sequence ATGTTAAAAACGGTGATTATTATGAAACGTTTTGCCCTTTATCTGTCAATTTTGCTTATAGCTTTGATGGTAGCCGGCCCTCTTTACGCCCTAAAGGAGGCCATAAGCTTGGGTAAGCTACCGCCTGAGATAAAAAGGGAACACTGGAACACAGGTAACACCACCCGTTTATGGGGTACGGATTGGGAGTCTATGCAGGAGCTGATCTGGCAGGTAAAGCCCACTGCAAATAACCCCGGCGCGGTGGTTGTCGTTGATGCTGCATCCTGGCCTTTGGCCCTGGCCTGTCAGAGTTTTAGCGCTGAGCCGTTGAACCTACCGGTAGTGTTATATGAAAATAATCGTGATTTGGAAAAAGCAATAATTGAAAAAATTACAGCCTGGTCACCCACAGGTTTGGATAAGCTTAATGACACTCACGTAATATTAGTGGGCAAAGCCTCAGCTTTGAAAGAAAAAATAAATAAATTAGAGCTGAATGCCCATATAATTTCCAATTCCGATCAGCCTGCAAGCATAGCTGCCATTGCAGAAGTGCATCAAAAAATTACAGGTAAAGCAGTGTCCGACGTGCTGATTGTGGGAAGTGAAAGTGTTGCCCACGCTCTTCCCGCTTCCACCTGGATGGCAGCACGGGGGACCCCAATACTGTTGGTTAACCAGGACAGTATTCCCCGGGCTACCGGCCAGGTATTAGGCAAAGGTGATCAAGAGCGGCACTTCTATGTGCTGGGTCCGGAAAGTTACATAGGGAAAGGCGTTATCAATGAACTCGGTAGACGGGGAACAGCAACGAGGATTGGAGAGGACGACCCTTATGCCAATGCTGTTTCCTTTGCCACTTTTTACGATACAAATAACCGTTTTGGCTGGCAGGCCAAACAAGTTAATGCTGAAGCCGCCCGGCACTTTCTCCTGGGGTCTGAAGGTGATGACTGGCGGACTATACTGGCCGGGGTGCAGCTTTTTACCGGTCCCAATTTCGGCCCGCTGCTGCTCACTAAACCCGACAAATTACTGCCGGTACTGGAAAAATTTCTTTGGGCTGCAGCTCCGGACTGGTGGGTGACCCCTGCAGAGGGCCCGTTTAATCACGTATGGCTGTTGGGGGGATTAGAGCAGGTTTCCTATGCTGTTCAGGGACGTGTGGATTTTACCCAGGAGTTGCGTGACTACCTGGATCAGGGTGCGCAGGGGATAAGCGGGATCGAGGCTCTTGCCCTGGTATGGTTTGCCCTGTCCCTTGCCTCTGCCATCTGGACCTGGTTTCACCTGTCCACGAGACTTACTCAGGTAGCCCCCGTCATGAAAATTTCATGGATACTAATAATGTTTGTACTGGGACCGTTGGGGCTGTGGGCGTATTTTACATGCTACCGTGGCTACGGTCACCAGGCTGCTTTGGGCGAATTTCCCAGGCCACTGTGGGTTCAAGTCCTGTCAGCCACTTTGGGCACAGTGGGTTTCGGTATGTCCACCATGACAGCAGTTGCTTTTTTGCTGGCCTATTTCGGACTTCCGCTGTTTACATTTTCGGGCTTCTTTTTCTGGTTGGGGAGCCCCATGACCCAGTCAATCTTTTGGTCTTATTTGGCGGCTCTGGTTGTTAATATGTTTGTTTTCGTTCCCTTGATGTTAATGTCCAAGGAAGCCTCTGCTTACCGGGACACGGTGCGGGATAACGCTCTGACAGTGTTTATCAGCATGACCTCTATAAGCATAGGCATGATGGGAGCCATGTGGTTATTACAAATGAGAGGCCTTACCGTAATGCCGGAGGAAGAAAATCTAATCTGGTGGGCTACCGTGTGGGCAGCTAACATAGTGGGACTGGTCACCGGTTATATTGGGAACTGGTCTCTGGTGGTAAGGGGCAGAAAAATAGGTACTATGTAG
- a CDS encoding radical SAM protein, which yields MKLKVTIFFHFIPAFYRGEISLKKFILLLKRLLIFLSRMQHNKFVKIDGKTRLGLYIPGYPSRAFYTACNKFTQFNEKMPCTTVLLSITSACPYNCSYCYQKLDRGRDMNIDILIKTVRKLQDMGIAFFNIEGGEPFLVYDRLKKICSSIDDRSEIWLNSTGVGMTKDNLTELKHMNVTAIMFSLHSPDADVFNQFMGKDNAWNNLQAGVELCHEAGLAVAFNTCLMKDDFYNGTLERIMDVARDFKACLVQIIKPKPSGGWLAQEDIDFTPEDLAYIKAKVNQYNLHKEFSPYPSISAQIIEEDKAVFGCTAGGTDRFYINAKGDIQPCEFLNISFGNIKENQFEDIYQAMRSCFAWGGDCLLCEKYSKEILKLYQENNLNSLPLTPELSKEIYCAWDRGEKTELYERLESQSINK from the coding sequence TTGAAGCTAAAGGTCACTATCTTTTTTCACTTTATCCCTGCGTTTTACAGAGGGGAGATTTCATTAAAAAAATTTATTCTATTGTTAAAAAGGCTTCTAATTTTTCTGTCCAGGATGCAGCACAACAAATTTGTAAAAATAGATGGTAAAACCAGGCTGGGTCTATATATACCCGGTTACCCTTCCCGGGCCTTTTACACTGCCTGTAATAAATTCACACAGTTCAATGAAAAAATGCCCTGTACAACTGTATTGCTATCTATTACTTCAGCCTGCCCATATAATTGCAGTTACTGTTACCAGAAACTTGACCGGGGCAGGGATATGAATATTGACATTCTAATCAAGACAGTAAGAAAACTTCAGGATATGGGTATCGCCTTTTTTAATATTGAGGGTGGAGAGCCTTTTTTAGTCTATGACAGGCTGAAGAAGATTTGCTCATCCATTGATGACAGATCTGAAATTTGGCTAAACTCCACCGGCGTTGGTATGACCAAGGATAATCTCACGGAGCTTAAACACATGAATGTGACGGCCATAATGTTTTCTCTGCACAGCCCTGATGCAGATGTTTTCAATCAGTTTATGGGCAAGGACAATGCCTGGAACAACCTTCAAGCCGGGGTTGAGCTTTGTCATGAAGCTGGACTGGCGGTTGCTTTTAATACATGTCTTATGAAAGATGACTTTTACAACGGTACTTTGGAAAGAATTATGGATGTAGCCAGGGACTTCAAGGCCTGCTTAGTCCAAATTATCAAGCCCAAACCTTCGGGAGGGTGGCTGGCCCAAGAAGATATTGATTTCACACCGGAGGATTTAGCTTATATTAAAGCCAAGGTAAATCAATACAACCTACATAAAGAATTTTCCCCATACCCGTCCATTTCTGCCCAGATAATTGAAGAAGATAAAGCTGTTTTCGGTTGTACTGCTGGCGGTACAGACAGGTTCTATATAAATGCCAAGGGAGATATACAACCATGCGAGTTTCTGAATATATCCTTTGGTAACATCAAAGAGAATCAATTCGAGGACATTTATCAAGCAATGCGAAGCTGCTTTGCCTGGGGCGGAGACTGTCTCCTTTGCGAAAAATACTCAAAAGAGATTCTTAAGCTTTATCAAGAAAACAATTTGAACTCCCTTCCCCTCACTCCTGAGCTGTCAAAAGAGATATATTGTGCATGGGACCGGGGGGAAAAAACTGAATTATACGAAAGGCTGGAAAGTCAATCTATTAACAAATAA
- a CDS encoding cell wall-binding repeat-containing protein, giving the protein MNISRRMGHVRWGLALVTGLIILLILMAFFYRPDYYRASAVPMPSTVQLTPNTARLPGKNVFEVSVSVSQIVYPATFVDNKPKAVILVPRGDWRRSLVAANVIHFPVDAPILYIGNNSIPDIVKKEIKRLDPEGLFVDGNVKAFIVGSVDQKVKDELHSLKMKFRQFEAESVYDLAALIDQYRATINSDHNDMVMIASDVSPEYAIFSASWTAHAGSPTFFVSKDEIPDATRKALSRRPQDAFIYLLGNEKVISQKIAAELGRYGHVQRIPGKDSFDMSAGFAGYADLGPNFGYWIAKTIRMFGWGISEAGHNFIFVNPDQPEMAIPAGILSHRGKHGPMLLVKEDSIPQPVIRYLKVVQPAYLSEQEQLFNYGWIIGGSETISSKIQKDIDKLLRVKMPAQASEGDNA; this is encoded by the coding sequence TTGAACATCTCAAGGCGTATGGGGCACGTCCGGTGGGGATTAGCCCTGGTTACCGGATTAATAATATTATTGATTCTTATGGCTTTTTTTTACCGGCCAGATTATTACCGGGCCAGTGCTGTTCCTATGCCTTCCACCGTTCAGCTGACACCCAATACAGCCCGCCTGCCGGGCAAAAATGTATTTGAGGTATCAGTTTCAGTTTCTCAAATTGTATACCCGGCCACCTTTGTTGATAACAAACCTAAAGCTGTGATTTTAGTACCGCGGGGAGACTGGCGCCGCTCACTGGTTGCAGCAAATGTTATTCACTTTCCGGTTGACGCTCCTATTTTGTATATTGGAAATAACAGCATACCGGATATTGTTAAGAAAGAAATAAAGCGCCTGGACCCGGAAGGGCTTTTTGTTGACGGAAATGTCAAGGCTTTCATTGTGGGTTCCGTAGATCAAAAAGTTAAAGATGAGCTGCATAGCCTTAAAATGAAGTTTCGCCAGTTTGAAGCGGAGAGTGTCTATGATTTGGCTGCGTTAATCGACCAGTACCGGGCTACAATTAATTCTGATCATAACGATATGGTGATGATCGCATCTGATGTCTCTCCCGAATATGCCATCTTTAGCGCTTCGTGGACTGCGCATGCCGGAAGCCCAACATTTTTTGTATCTAAAGACGAAATACCGGATGCTACCAGGAAAGCCTTGTCCCGCCGGCCTCAGGACGCCTTTATTTATCTCCTGGGTAATGAGAAAGTTATTTCCCAAAAGATTGCCGCCGAGCTAGGCAGGTATGGTCATGTACAGCGTATTCCAGGTAAGGACTCCTTTGATATGTCAGCAGGTTTTGCCGGTTACGCTGACCTGGGACCCAATTTTGGTTATTGGATTGCCAAGACTATTCGTATGTTTGGGTGGGGAATATCCGAAGCAGGGCATAATTTTATTTTTGTCAATCCTGATCAGCCTGAAATGGCTATTCCGGCAGGAATACTTTCCCACCGGGGGAAACACGGGCCTATGCTCCTGGTAAAAGAAGATTCTATTCCCCAGCCGGTAATACGTTATCTTAAAGTAGTACAGCCTGCCTATCTTAGTGAGCAGGAGCAATTATTCAATTACGGGTGGATAATCGGCGGGTCGGAAACTATCAGCTCCAAAATACAAAAAGACATCGACAAACTTTTACGTGTAAAGATGCCTGCACAAGCTAGCGAGGGGGATAATGCATGA
- a CDS encoding ABC transporter ATP-binding protein, protein MTKNKLMCLNRLTRTYHMGEVTVNALKETTLDVYQGEILVILGPSGSGKSTLLNIMGGMDLPTEGEVYFGDSNLGQANDDQLTSYRRTEIGFVFQFYNLIPDLTAKENVELAADLVDEPLAVTDVLRDVGLADRMDHFPSQMSGGEQQRVSIARATVKNPRLLLCDEPTGALDYQTGKLILALLVKINRERGSTVVIVTHNTPIGNMAHRVVRMRDGTVAEIRENASPLPPERIEW, encoded by the coding sequence ATGACCAAAAATAAATTGATGTGTTTAAACCGCCTAACCAGAACTTACCATATGGGAGAAGTAACGGTTAATGCCCTTAAGGAAACTACACTGGACGTGTACCAGGGTGAGATACTGGTGATCCTGGGTCCCAGCGGATCCGGGAAGAGCACCCTGCTTAATATCATGGGGGGAATGGATCTGCCCACCGAAGGAGAGGTGTATTTTGGAGACAGTAATCTTGGACAGGCCAATGATGATCAGTTAACCAGTTACAGAAGAACTGAAATTGGTTTTGTATTTCAGTTTTATAACCTGATACCTGACTTGACGGCCAAAGAGAATGTGGAACTGGCCGCCGACTTGGTGGATGAGCCTTTGGCTGTAACCGACGTACTGAGGGATGTGGGTCTGGCCGACCGGATGGACCATTTTCCCTCCCAGATGAGCGGCGGTGAACAGCAGCGGGTATCCATCGCCCGGGCAACGGTGAAAAATCCCCGGCTGTTACTTTGTGACGAGCCCACCGGTGCTCTGGATTACCAGACCGGGAAACTCATCCTGGCCTTGCTGGTGAAAATAAACCGGGAACGGGGCAGTACCGTGGTCATTGTTACCCACAATACCCCCATCGGGAACATGGCCCACCGGGTGGTGCGTATGAGAGATGGGACTGTAGCCGAGATCAGGGAGAATGCCTCTCCCCTGCCACCGGAAAGGATTGAGTGGTGA
- a CDS encoding ABC transporter permease, producing MRALHKKLWRTIGKTKGQFLAVAAVVMVGIAVYIAMTTAYFNLNESKEKFYRDHNFADYYFHVVKAPQQVTKQIETIPGVIGVTGRIQKDVTLVNEYNKRATARLTSYSLPMEYQINSLQLLTGRFFAAEAVSARPGEQHTRTGDIEILVDPQYAEANHLDFNDTVTIVAEGKKVPLTMVGTATGPEFIYLMKDAATLLPDPRSFGIIAIPRERAQQLLNLPGQVNQVLVTLAPGIDAEKVARQVKSILEPYGNLAAYPRKQQLSNAMLEGELDGLKASSRFMPAIFLGIAAAIQFVILGRIVRSQRLQIGVMKALGYNNRQVILHYTGYSVMVALFGAVLGTMLGLALASVMSQAYAVYFNLPSTIGAVNTQAILYGFILSLGVSTLAGFIACRSVTTINPAEAMRPEPPKGGGKTLVENLSWLWHRLNTAWKMSIRSAARNRGRFAITMVGVVFAVGMLVVSLFTIDAVDYMIESHFHQNQRYDYLIRFTTPVKESEILNISRIQGVQKSEPLLEIPAKIKFNGKEEDDSITGLDPGSTLKKLRDHREQPVPVPAKGLLISRRTANKLGAQVGDMVQVETLLGIGPARHDIIKIVGINRQLVGGGSFVSLQQANLMLQERQLASGVMLKVDPAFTAHMEEELEDMTEVSSILSRQKELDNFNQNMDAMIYSISILVFFSLLLGFAIVYNSSVISFSERQRELASLRVLGFTISEVSGILLKENLLQSLLGVALGLPFGYLMVKGYISALSTDLFTMPVIIYPTTYIYSALGAFFFIMVAHLLAVRGVRQLQLVEVLKNKD from the coding sequence ATGAGGGCCCTACATAAAAAATTATGGCGCACCATCGGTAAAACCAAGGGGCAGTTTCTGGCCGTGGCTGCGGTGGTTATGGTAGGTATAGCCGTTTACATAGCCATGACCACGGCGTATTTTAATTTAAATGAATCAAAGGAGAAGTTTTACCGGGATCATAACTTTGCGGACTATTATTTCCATGTGGTTAAGGCCCCGCAACAGGTGACCAAGCAGATTGAGACCATACCCGGGGTAATCGGGGTAACCGGGCGCATACAAAAGGATGTGACCCTGGTAAACGAATATAATAAGCGGGCCACTGCCCGCTTGACAAGCTATTCCCTGCCCATGGAATACCAAATTAATAGCCTGCAGTTGCTTACCGGCCGGTTTTTTGCTGCAGAGGCAGTGAGTGCCCGGCCCGGGGAACAACATACTCGTACCGGGGATATCGAGATTCTGGTAGACCCCCAGTACGCCGAAGCCAACCACCTGGATTTCAACGATACCGTCACCATTGTGGCGGAGGGAAAAAAGGTGCCCTTGACCATGGTGGGTACCGCCACCGGGCCGGAATTTATTTATCTGATGAAGGACGCCGCAACCCTTTTACCCGACCCCAGATCCTTCGGCATCATCGCCATACCCCGTGAAAGGGCCCAGCAGCTATTAAACTTGCCAGGGCAGGTTAATCAGGTGCTGGTTACGCTGGCTCCGGGTATCGACGCTGAAAAGGTGGCCCGGCAGGTAAAAAGCATACTGGAGCCTTACGGCAACCTGGCCGCATACCCGCGCAAACAACAGCTCAGCAACGCCATGTTGGAGGGAGAACTTGACGGCCTGAAGGCTTCTTCACGCTTTATGCCCGCTATTTTTTTGGGCATTGCCGCCGCCATCCAGTTCGTTATCCTGGGACGTATAGTACGCTCTCAGCGCCTGCAAATAGGGGTCATGAAAGCGCTGGGCTACAATAACAGGCAAGTAATACTGCACTATACCGGTTATTCCGTTATGGTGGCTTTATTTGGCGCAGTGTTGGGAACTATGCTCGGTCTTGCCCTGGCCTCGGTGATGTCCCAGGCCTATGCCGTATATTTCAACCTGCCCTCAACCATTGGTGCCGTGAACACCCAGGCCATACTGTATGGTTTTATCCTCAGCCTCGGGGTAAGCACTCTGGCCGGCTTCATTGCATGCCGCAGCGTGACCACCATTAACCCCGCGGAAGCCATGCGTCCCGAGCCACCCAAAGGTGGTGGCAAAACACTGGTTGAGAACCTGTCATGGCTATGGCACCGTCTGAATACCGCCTGGAAGATGAGCATTAGATCCGCCGCCCGGAACCGCGGTCGCTTTGCTATTACTATGGTGGGAGTTGTTTTTGCCGTGGGCATGCTGGTGGTATCCTTATTCACCATTGACGCCGTAGATTATATGATAGAATCTCATTTCCACCAGAACCAGCGTTATGATTACCTTATTCGATTCACTACACCGGTAAAAGAAAGCGAAATTCTAAACATAAGCCGTATTCAAGGAGTACAAAAATCAGAACCTTTGCTGGAGATACCGGCAAAAATAAAGTTTAATGGTAAAGAAGAAGATGATTCCATCACCGGCTTAGACCCTGGAAGCACCTTGAAAAAGCTAAGAGACCACAGGGAACAGCCCGTCCCGGTGCCCGCCAAAGGCCTGCTTATCAGCCGGAGGACAGCAAATAAACTGGGGGCCCAAGTTGGCGATATGGTGCAAGTGGAAACATTGCTGGGTATTGGCCCTGCCAGGCACGACATAATTAAAATTGTAGGTATAAATAGGCAGTTGGTGGGTGGAGGTTCCTTCGTTTCGCTGCAACAGGCCAACCTCATGTTGCAAGAACGGCAGCTGGCATCCGGTGTTATGCTGAAAGTGGATCCGGCTTTTACCGCACATATGGAAGAGGAACTGGAGGACATGACCGAAGTGTCATCCATCCTGAGCCGCCAGAAGGAACTGGATAATTTCAATCAAAATATGGATGCCATGATCTATTCAATCTCTATTCTGGTTTTCTTCTCGCTGCTGCTGGGCTTTGCCATAGTATACAACTCTTCAGTGATCAGTTTCTCGGAAAGGCAGCGAGAACTGGCCTCCCTGCGGGTTCTGGGTTTTACGATAAGCGAAGTCTCCGGCATACTACTGAAGGAAAACCTGCTGCAGTCCCTGCTGGGAGTAGCTCTGGGCCTGCCCTTCGGCTACCTGATGGTTAAGGGCTACATTAGTGCGCTGAGCACGGATTTGTTTACCATGCCGGTAATAATCTATCCAACTACTTATATATACTCCGCCCTGGGTGCTTTTTTCTTTATCATGGTGGCCCACCTGCTGGCTGTCAGGGGTGTCAGACAGCTGCAACTGGTGGAAGTATTGAAGAATAAAGATTAA
- a CDS encoding efflux RND transporter periplasmic adaptor subunit, whose protein sequence is MKPVVKQRKKIFLLVGIAVILALITAITVFTGGAGAETVQVRTGDITRAVEDTGYVQPATSYDLHAPQNARVVQVPVETGQQVSKGQTMLELENLDLSLQVEDTRSQLSQTAASIAATQAAVQRIELELKNAGENLARFQDLYESGAISTVEFEAAELKVQTLEQSLQEQKSLLESTRAQEAGLNRSLQNLNRKERQLTLQSPVDGIVLSLPAKQEQVVTPGRVLASVAVQDKLEIKADILSDDLGEVKLGQRVKITAPVLGSKVLYGEVGEIYPLAVEKQSALGVIQRRVPVIVTLADPANLKPGYDVKVAIETLTHKDVPVIPREAVHTLQGGGKEVMVVTDNRVERRPVQTGIGDRENIEITEGLAAGEVIVRDGSMDLKENTRVKTNKG, encoded by the coding sequence ATGAAGCCGGTTGTCAAACAAAGAAAAAAAATATTCCTGCTGGTGGGCATCGCGGTGATACTGGCGTTAATAACCGCAATCACTGTTTTCACCGGTGGAGCCGGGGCAGAAACGGTGCAGGTCCGGACCGGGGATATAACTCGGGCCGTTGAGGATACCGGTTATGTTCAGCCCGCTACCAGCTACGATTTGCATGCCCCCCAGAACGCCAGGGTTGTGCAAGTCCCCGTTGAGACAGGTCAACAGGTCAGCAAGGGGCAAACCATGCTGGAACTGGAAAATCTGGATCTGTCATTACAAGTTGAAGATACTCGCTCCCAGTTATCCCAGACCGCAGCTTCCATTGCTGCCACCCAGGCGGCTGTGCAGCGCATAGAATTGGAATTGAAAAATGCCGGGGAAAACTTGGCGCGGTTTCAGGATTTGTATGAATCCGGAGCTATTTCCACAGTGGAATTTGAAGCAGCCGAACTAAAGGTGCAAACCCTGGAGCAAAGCCTGCAGGAGCAGAAATCCCTTTTAGAGAGTACCCGGGCACAGGAGGCGGGCTTGAACCGGTCGCTGCAGAACCTTAACCGCAAAGAGCGGCAATTGACACTGCAAAGCCCCGTGGACGGTATAGTCCTGAGTTTACCGGCCAAGCAGGAACAGGTGGTGACCCCGGGTAGAGTGCTGGCCAGTGTGGCAGTGCAGGACAAACTTGAAATCAAGGCGGATATTCTCAGCGACGACCTGGGTGAGGTAAAACTGGGCCAGAGGGTAAAAATCACCGCCCCGGTTCTTGGATCGAAGGTCTTATACGGCGAAGTGGGGGAAATATATCCCCTGGCCGTAGAAAAACAATCAGCCCTGGGGGTTATCCAGAGACGGGTGCCCGTCATCGTCACCTTGGCCGACCCGGCCAATCTTAAGCCCGGCTATGATGTAAAGGTGGCCATTGAAACCTTAACCCACAAGGATGTACCGGTAATCCCCAGGGAAGCGGTGCATACCCTGCAAGGTGGCGGCAAGGAAGTGATGGTGGTGACGGATAACCGGGTTGAACGCAGGCCGGTGCAAACAGGTATCGGGGACAGGGAGAACATTGAAATAACAGAAGGTCTGGCAGCAGGGGAAGTAATTGTGCGGGACGGAAGCATGGATTTAAAGGAAAACACAAGGGTTAAGACTAATAAAGGTTAA